A region of the Pelecanus crispus isolate bPelCri1 chromosome 1, bPelCri1.pri, whole genome shotgun sequence genome:
TTTCCAGCCAGCCCGCCTCCCTCACCGGGGGCATTGCACCATGACGTGAATGCCACGCTGGTGCAAAGGGTGAAAACTGGGAGCTGCATGGGGACTGTCACAGCAAGCTTGGGTACTCTGAGCTACACTGCCTCCCAGCATGCCCGAATATACATACAAAAGGCATCAGAATCAGTAAATAATCTGCATCCTGTATACCATGTCGTGTTTGGCAGTGAGAATAAGGCCAGCGTTGTGGATAGCCTTACACACTTAAACCTGATCAGGATCCTCGTGCTCATCTGGCAGCACCGTGTTGCAGAAGTGATGcctctgacttcagtggaaatacTCGTACCACTCATCTGAAGCAAAGGCTCTGAGCAGGGGGAACCCACAGCAGCGCAAAGCTGGCAGAGTCTGCTCCCCGTTCAgtccagcctgctctgctgggaCTCTCTTTCGGCTGTATcaatttaaaggaaacaaatagctggtttttttgttcatgtATATAGCAAGTTCTACCAGTGCCTTGGGCAAAGATAAGATGATGTGGGGATTACAGCTATCTaggctgcagagcagtgtgctttctgggaagaaatgctgcagggtggcaaaaatatttctctgtatgTTCAGGCAGATGGAGCATTAACATCAGTATTGAAAATCGATGAGGGAAGAGCATGCAGGTGAGTCAGTGGCTCTTTAAAGCAATGGATTGTGCTTTTCAGACCTCTTAGTCCCAAACTTTTCTATCCAGCAAATGATCTTGGATTTCAGTAGTCtgtatttaaatgcaaagaatATATTGTTcctattctgtttctttaaatgtgtaTGAACTTGAGAAGCTGTGGGGACTATAGCTATATAGGGCAGCAACAGCTGTACTGTACTTAAGAAGGTAactgtgcaggcagggctccaTACACTGAAAATGATCTTGAGAGTTCCTGAAATCTGCGCACAGGCTTCTGCAAGTggctctttctttccttttcttttccccacatCGGGCACGAAGACACCAACAGGCCAAAAGAAATTCTCGTAAAATCCCATTGAGTCCCAAGGGGtacacacagctctgctcttaGTGCAGGACCACGTCAGAAGAACTGAAAGCAGCAAACCAGCCCATAGAGACTACTGCATAAACAGCCTTAACCAAATCCTGCGGCCCGGCTTagcccttttaaaatattttgggggtGATGTCAGCATCTGGGTTGCCAATGCACTTGTTGCTCTCCTCCCTCAGCCTACTTTAGTTCCCACACAGGGACGAGGCATCCAGACCAAGTGGGAGATAGGCAGAAGCTGAGAGGGAAATAATATCTGCAGTGACCCAAAGTCCAGAGGCAGAACCACTAGGCTCCATTTACCTCCTCAAGGTAAAAACCTTGGCTTACTTATTAGGtcacattttctcttgtccaAGGACATAGGAGGCTGGCAAAACAACTTGGGAATGTAGGAATTTGTTAACTGCATGCACTGGGCTTTTAATATTTAATCTGCAAACTAAACTCTGTCTTCATTTGGGTATGTTCCCAGGGCTTCGCTTGTTTGCACCATAGATGTTACAGCCTAATGTGGCTTCTCTGCTAAGATTTTGGTTGTGTGGCTGAAATTCTTTGTCTAGAGCTTATGTCTCATTTGTTTaaaggttttttaattttatttatatggcATACAGATGGGATTAGTGCATGATATTaatgataaattattttcatttctctgcatGAACTCCAAGAACATATAAAATTCAAAACTGGCTccaataaaggaaataaaaccaataaCCAACAGAAACGTTTTTGAATACAACTCAAATGGGATTTTTGAAGTAAGACATCTATAGTAGCTTGAAAGCGCTGGAAAGTCAGAAGGCACTTGGGAAAATGCTATTTCCTCCATAGGATTAACTCACAAAATTTACCACgttctgcagaaatgaaaatgtctaACCTAAGGTTCTTCTTGTACTTTTAGTGGTAACATAAGTAATTCAGTTTTCATCTCTCTTTATAAGAGAATAGTTTGGAcctagtttctttaaaaaatgaaactatgCAAACAAATATAAGAATTTAAAGAAGTTTAACTAGTAGTATATTTACAATGTATATCTGTTGAAAGTAATAAAGGGGGCTTGGGCattattgctttgaaaatgctcATACAAAGCAGTGCTACTTTCCAAGGACTGCTCACTCCTGCACGGTGTATTTTGGGGTAACACTGAGAACGCTCCTTGTCAAATGCTGGAAATCAAAGGTGGCGATAAGCTGCCAGAgacagcttttactttttagCATCCCCACTGCTTACTAACTTCTAGCCACTGAAACAACATTTATTTGCACCAATATAAATAGCTCTGCTGAACCTGTCACTTTCATGCATCTGTTcttcacatatttttcttttgccttaaaAGAGCCCGTGACCTGAAGGTTGAGCTCAAGGACGCTCCCAGGCAAGTCACTGAGGTTTTCCCTTGCTCTACCTGTTGACGCCTGCTCTCCCCTGATTACTGCTGAAAAATGGAGCGATCCACACAAGAACTTTTCCTCAACTTCATGATTGTCCTGATTACTGTTCTGCTcatgtggctccttgtgaagTCTTATCAGGATTAAAAGACAATCAAAAACTCTGGGAGGTGATATAAGTGTGTGTCTCCGCAGACATAAGTAACACCCACAGCACACCGCTGTGATTAGCTTTCAGTCAATTCAGGATGTTGTCAATCTTTTTTTACTCTCTCATATCTGTTGCCCGTGCTAATATCTGTGATGGGTCTATGATGgtgtaattattttattctgcagtgATCCAgctgtaaaatgtaaaatgcaagATTCTTAGGAACTGTTCGATGTGGCTGTCTCCTCCGGTAGTTACTGTGGATGCTGTAACCCCCTGCCTGCCATGCTGGCTTGTTTGGTGTCGGTGTTAGGTTCTCCAGGGTATAAAACTGCAGTACGCAATGTAACCGTCTGTATTAACCAGCATAAGAGGCACAAACTCGCTTAGCAGAAAGGAATGTAAAACCTCTACTTTCACTTGCTCATTTCACTTAAATAAAGAACATGTAAAACCATTTTTTGTAGCATTCCTTATCCCTCTCCCGGCCTGACTGCTGTTCACTGAGATACCTGCTGATAACTGCAGTAGAGTGCACTGTGCAAGTCTGGTGGTTTGCTTGTTCCTGCAACCTgcacttttatttgttttgtttttttttttttttttaaattgctgtagAGTGGAAATCCTGCAACTTAACAGATGTGTAGCCACATGAATGAGGTGTTCAGGTCATTTTTCTGTCCCAAGTGACTTACACTGTTGGTGCCTGTGGATGTAGACTTCAAAGAGAACCTCGGTCTCACTGGGACACTGTCAATAATTGCATTTTCTGAGGCTGGATTTTTGGGCAGGGATTCCCAGGATCCTATTTTTGGCCAAGCTATGATTGGAGCAGTGCCTGGAAGGATGAGCTCTGGTCAGTCGCAGGCATAGGCACCCGCTGGCGCCGCAGCCTGCTGTGAGCCTTGCCCGGGGCGGCAGTCCCTCGGGGGCCGCTGCGGCACACCAGACACCATGGCACGGCCACGCTCAGCCTCGGCAGGATGAGGCACGAGTGTGTCAGGGTTGCTGTGATGGTGTCATTGCATGCTAAAAAATCTTGAGCCGTCTTGAAGAGCCCACAGTCCCTGGGTTTGTGACGTCAGTAACCAAACTCCTCCTAGGCGTTCCCCATCAGTTATTTTAATGACTTCAGGGAATCAGCATCTTctacaaaatacagctttctgtAGGAAGGCAGTTAGTTGTGTGCCACGCTGCTGATACAGGTCTCCTTCCCCTCTGGGAGCCCGCAAAGAGCAGGCAACATGGCAAGGCTGTGCTGTGAGTTACCCAAGGCTGGTCTCTGGTATGGTTAGATGGAGCAGTGCTGGCCGTGACAGCTGGGACTCGGGCCTGGGCTTTAAGGAAAGACAGCAAAAGTTGTAGTAGCACCACTTGTTAAGTGTGTGTGTTGCTTAAAGACTGGTAGTAAGTGACCCGTTGCCCTGTGTCACTTGTGCTGTCTGTCCAGGTTTGCAGCCACCCCCGCTGCAGCTGGTGCCGCCCATCCTCCCAGTCAAGAAATCCCTACTCCAATGCAATGACAAAAATTGCCTCTTGTTTACTCTTGGCTACAAGCGAGCAAACCTCCTTCCAGCATTCCCAGGGATGGCAAATTTTCTGCGAGAAAACTGAGACATTGAAATGAACTTTTGCCAGCAGTGGATGCAGCTGTTCTCTGCAGCCCACCTTGCACCAGgtgcttttatattttcactAATTTACACGGTCATTTTGTGTTCATAAGCTTGGCTGAGACACGCAGCAGTGACTGgagaaggacatggaaaaatctatttttaaatacactgaaTACTTGATAATTCAATATGAAAGATTCTCATCTTTCACCAGCTGTGactcccttccccagctgaaCACGGTATCTTCATCCAGCATTATCAAACCTTCCCTGTGgcttaaaaatagattttcagAGTTTCTTGTGCATCATGGCTTTCACAGGGGACCTTGCCGCTGTGTGCTGGTCCCACCTGGCAAGGCTGAGGCTTTTCTGCCAGTTGCAGAGCAGGTGGCCGCTGCCCAGGGAGAGCAACATCATGAGCAAATTGACGTGTTTGGGCTCATCTCAGgctagaaatggaaaaaatagaagAGTGGCCTTCACTGTCTGAACCAGAAGTGGTTCGGCAACAGCTCAAGGTGATCCTAGCAATTTTCAGataggaagagaaaatgttcTGGAGAGTGTGGGCCATCCACACCTTTTAGCCATCAGTCTTTTTGAGAGTAGACATGCATCTAACTTCGACAATATGATTCAGGTAAAGCACCCCAAACAAGTTGCTAGAAGTGAGAATACCAGTCtaagtggttttcttttcaggctTATATAATTTTTAAGCAGATTTTGAATGAGGTAAGTTATTTGCCTGAGTCATTTGCctaacactgaagaaaaaggcAATTAACTGGCCGGGAAAGGCCAGCACTGTGCAGGTGTACAGGCACATTAGTGTCAAAGAGCATCAGCCAAATACACAGTTTGAGGGACCTTAATATAGATGTTTGGTGTGACTCTTGAGTCTCAAACTCTCTCCATGATCTTCCTGCTTGCCAAAGAGGCCCCGGAGAAGAGGTGGCTCTCTGGTGATATGTTACCAGTGTTTTCCAGCCCTTTGCACTGTTAGGATGATTGAGAACACCAGACGACTTCTAGGCTAACAGTAATTTGTCTTTAGTTTatcagtaaaattattttaggcaaaatttttattaaaactgtaCTTTAGAGTAAGTAGCTGCTCTAACTtctccagcctccctgggcaaactgttccagtgcttgaccactctcagtaaaaaagtttttcttgtgtttaaatgtaattcctgcatttcagtttgtgcccattatGTCTCGTCTTGttgctgggcaccactgagaagagtctggctctgccTTCTTCATTCTCTTCCATCAGGTATTTACATGCATTGATAAGattcccctgagccttctcttttccaggctgaacagtcccagctccctcagccttttctcataTGTCAGATGcttcagtcccttcatcatcttcatggccctttgctggacccCCTCCAGTacgtccatgtctctcttgtactgggaagcccagcactggacacagcactctagatgtgtctcaccagtgctgagcggaggggaaggatcacttccctcaatctgctggcaacactctgcctgatgcagcccaggaggctgtttGGCTTCTGCCACAAGGGCCCATTGCTTGCTTGTGGTGAGCTTGGTGTCCATGATGAGCCTCAGGTCCTCTGCCGatctgctttccagctgtttggcctcagcctgtcctggtgcctggggttattcctccccaggggtAGAACTTGGCATTTCCatctgttgaacttcatgagttGGCTCATTTCTCCAGCCAGCTGAGCAGGACAGCAGTCTGGTATATCGGCCACTCCTTTCAGTTGACATCTTtctggtcacaagcagtgttccccagggctcaggttTGGGGCTAGTCtagtttaatatctttatcaatgatctagatgaggggatcaagtgcaccctcagtaagtttgcagatgacaccaaactgggtgggagtgtcgatctgctggagggtaggatggccctgcagagggacctggacaggctggatcaatgggcggaggaggccaactgtatgaggttcaacaaggccaagtgctgggtcctgcacttgggtcacaataaccccatgcaacgctacaggcctggggaagagtggctggaaagctgcctggctgaaaaggacctgggggtgttggtagacagccggctgaacatgagccagcagtgtgcccaggtggccaagaaggccaacagcatcctggcttgtatcaggaatagtgtggccagcaggagcagggaggtgattgttcccctgtacttggcactggtgaggccgcacctggaatactgtgtccagttttgggcccctcaatacaagaaggacattgaggtgctgcagcatgtccagagaagggcaacaaagctggtgaagggtgtggagcacaggccttatgaggagcggctgatggaactggggttgtttagtctggagaagaggaggctgaggggagaccttatcgctctctacaactacctgaaaggaggttgtagtgaggtgggtgttggtctcttctccaaagtagttagtgataagaggagaggaaatgggctcaagctgcatcaggggaggtttagattggatattaggaaaaaatttcttcatggaaagagtggtcaggcgttggaacaggctgcccagagaggtggtggagtcactatccttggaggtgttcaaaaaacgggtagacatggcactctgggacatggtttagtgggcatggtggtgttgggttgatggttggactgatcatcttagagatcctttccaaccttaatgattcctagttttactttcattaaaagtaatccagccaccaagccaggaaacatgaaattaattattactctccccttaactggtttagtgtggacttggtaatgttaggttaatggttggactggatgatcttaaaggtcttttccaacctaaacaattctatgattctatgattccatacatacatttacataatttatataattttaattatccCATACCTTTTTTAAGCTGCAGACCTGTATCCCTTCTTTGTGGCCCCTAACACATTATGAATGAAAAGTGCTTATTATGCAAGCTCTCTTTTATatttgcaggctttttttttaaatatatatagatatatttatacgtatatatgtatgtatatcaGCATTTGACCTGCTGTAAGTTTTACACATAGTGTGCACAGGTCATGAACACAGCACAGTACCTGCTTATGGAGTGGATTGCCAATGTGACACTATACTTACCCTGtttcctgtcccatcccacCTACTTTGTTAAAGGCACTCTGTGTAGCACCTCAGGAACTGCCAACAACAAGTAAAATGGTGGTTGCTCATGACTTTGACCTGACCTGAACAAGGCAATTTTCATTCTGGCATCTAAGTATAGATGAATTACCCTCACCCAGAACCAGAAGTTCAGTGGCAGCCTTTCCGTTCACTTTATTGGGCTTTGGATGAGACCACAGCTACCTAATTTTAGCTGTTCAGATTTCAAAAGTTTGGCTCTAGGCCTAGTAATTCGGAATTGCTAAGCAGTCAGCGCTTCACTCAACAGAAGGTAGAGACATAGGATGATCAACATGCTTTTGGGAAAAATCAGACCAGTAGTTTGTGTGCCTGGATACCAACCTACAAACCAAATTTTAGGCACCAAGATTTGAAACTTTGGCTAAACATTATGTTCAGTGGCATTTACCAAAATGCTTTTATCAATCAATCAACAGTGTTTTCAGTTTaaacaagtttctttttttttttttttttcccaagaagaGTTTTTTTATCAAGGTAGACTAAAATTTGTCAAAGGCAAACAAAGGTCATGCTTGGAAACCAACTGTGaccattttgcttttgaatgcTATCATGGCTGCTGCACACTGTGTGGTTTGTACCCACTTCTACTTTATTGCCCAGGCTCCATGTCTGGCAGGTTCTCTATCCTGTATGACATAACCAACCAATCTCATGATGTGTCACCTCCAAGTCACAGGGTAGGAAACTGCCATGCAATGAGAAAGAGAGATGAGAATGGAAAAACAAGTGACTTACACCGAGGAACTGCATGTGCTGCATTTCTAAGCGGGTTGATTGCAAATCATTTCTTGCttatattttttactttagaTTCActcaaaaatcagttttctgtgGTAAAAACTTCACACTGTGTaagctctgtgtgtgttgtgtgtgtgtgctcagTAGAtgacacagaagaaagaaaggcaaaccCCAAGGTTCTCAGCCTTATCAAGACAGCATTCCTGTATATGCATCTAAATTTTCTCCGGACCAAACCAAGAAAATGCGAAGCATAAATAACTTCCTCACTACGTAGCAAGTCCAGCATGGTTCTATTTATACAACTGCATTTGGAAGTGTCCCAAAGGCGATAGATGCCCTTGCAATTCAAGATGAACTTTGCACAATAATTATCTATATTTCGGTGGTGCAGTGAGCTAGGAGGGATCAAGAAGACTGACAGCTGCTGACACCTTGGGATGCCATTGCAGGGGCTCCTAAATCATTCTTCACCTACACAGCTGAGCTGGTTTGCCCCTTGTGTGTAGGCTTGACCCACAGATTAGCGTCTCGCAGGTCTGAGCTGGAAAAGCCTTTGGCGTGTTTCCCAGGGCTGTATACAGCTGGTGCCCAAGCCAATCAACTCTGACCTCTTAGCTTAACAGTTCAGCTGTCAGCTTCTAAAGAGAGGTGACAGCATTTTCAAGCAGGCTCCATTATGCTTATCAGCTAATGCTAATCTCTACTTGCACTGGGCTGATCTGTGAGGGAGTGTAAAGAAGCataaattaatgcaaaatgaaTGGAGATGGTGAGTTTGTGCCAGAGTGTGTGCTGTATTGCACTTGTACGTGCCAGTTCTTCAGTGTAGGGGGTGGAGGGAGATGAGTAATAATTTGGTTTTGGCAGCAGTTGTTAGCAAAATGTAGACCTATGCTTCCTTACACTACAGCTTGTATGGCAGGGTCCAGAAGGGTGTTTATATGGTACACAGATGTGCCTTGATCTTTGGCTTTGCATATATGCCTCTTCCTGCACCCAGAAGAGCAGCCAGAGCTGTGTCTCTCTTCCAAACGACTGTTTTCCTTGTATTCCGCCTCTCCCCTCTTGGGAGGCAGGCAGTGGCTTTTATCTCTCGGCCTCATGGCCAGAGCAGTACATGGTCTACCACAACGATGTCATGtcctgttcatgtctgctctgccttgctgtccctgcccatgaGTATGAAGGCCTGGAATGAGTGTGGCTGAGGTGACCTGAAGATCAAATCGGTGGGGTGAGGATATTCACAGTGACTCAGGTATCTAATAGTTTCTTACAAGGGACTTAATCCCTTGTAGAGATGTGCCCTGGGAGAAGGGCTCTTGGAGAAAATCCTACCTTGTGCTTATAGAAATCTGCACATTTCTACGTGCACTTGGTGTAACTTTGGTCTTGCACATTACTGTGACAGCCTGGCCTAGATGCATCCTCCAAAACATCTACGGGGAGCGACCCAATTCCTTAATCAAAACTATGGAACATGTTGAGCAATAAATAATCTAgaatgcattttgcatttacCTCATTTCCCTGCAGTATTCAACCATTTTGCTGTTCAGCTTCTTGTCCACAGACATCTGTTGGCATATCTGAAAGCAgggacataatttttttaatacctgcAGAACAGTTTCACTGGTGACTGCCAGTTTCAGTAGCATTAATCTGAGCCTTTCAACTAGGTTAGGAAAGATCTGCTTCTGCATGCTGCAAGCCATTTCCCCAATGAACTTCAGTGGAGCTGGGCCTGGTTATATCAGACAAGGATCGTCCCCTTTGTGTTTCCCTGGTTCTGATCTGCTCTCTGCAAAAGTCTGTTTCAGCATCACCTGGAAGAGATACACCAGTAGTTTTAGATCTTTCACTTAAACCCAATTTTGAATAGAAAAATTTCACTATAAGAAATCTTATATCCTATATTTATTAAGCTATATTAACTAATATTTTAATGAACACATGATTTGGAAACACTAAGCTTCACACTTTAAATCcacatctgtattttaaaatataccttCAAATTGCTAGGTTCTAAAACTTACTGGGCtatgaacaaaataaataataacaactaATTGagtttaatacatttttttagcaacaaatttatttttacagtccCAGTAGAACTTTAAATCTAGTCCAtttttttgaaggttttttttttaatggtttaaaaCTAAGTGAATTCAAAAGCTAATAAGCATTGAAAACACTAAGGCTTAGGTGTTTTTTTTCAGCCTAAGATACTTCCCTACTTAACCATACCTCTGGGTacttcagctgcattttcacTTGTGTATGAGCAAAATGATTAAACAGAAACTATTCAATGAGATACAGTCTACCCCATGTCATAATGAGGCTAAATAAAGTCTCCTGTGAGAATAGTAAGTGGGAACTCCTACCTGTCGCATTCCCTTTGTAGTCTTGGTTGTGAATTTTGACTCTTTCTCTGCTGAGGCTGTATTCACCTGAGCACAGAAAGTACTGAAAACTCCCTTACAGCCTTGGGGAAAGCTTGTCTGCCTAAACAGCCAGCCCCAGCTATAGTGCCCATCTTCTGGATGTCAAATCATATCATACTGTGTCCTCTGATAAAGAACAGGATGGAAGTCAACGAAATTCAAATGGGAAACACAACAAGCAGCAATTTCAACAAATAAAGTCCTATTTAGCCAAAATCAGACCTAGCCCAAAgttaaacatacttttttttttctggaaatatgaCCAATTACAAAAAGAAGTTGGGTAGACTGGAACATCTGGTTATCAATTAGAACTGGCCTATAAGAGAGGTTGTGACTGGGAGACAATCAGTAGGACACGGTGATAATGCAAATATTGGAAAGACAAGGAAGGTGGTTATCAATAAGGAAGGCATAGCATACATTAAagaaagctttagaaaaataaactaactcttaaaaaaaataatatagtaCCACTCCAGTCTGACATTTCACAAATAGGAAAAGTGCAATTAGGACTAAACTGTCAACCAGAATATGACATGCTACAGGACACAGCAAGGCCAGAAAGCACAGTGGTCACAGAAAACTTCAGTTACTCACCACCTCCACAAAGTGGGGAAATGTCAGACTGGGCTCTAATTCATGCAACATTTTCTAACAAGATACATTTATTGTTTCTTGGGCAGTCAGATATCACAGAAGGAGAAGCTGTGCAGCCATGAACAGCACACAGGATCAGGATCAAATGTTACCTTTGAAAAATGATGATGTGATAGTGACCACAATGTACATCAGCGAAACATCCTTATGGGAATGGGAAGGCCAGAAGAATCAGCAAAGCACAGGAagtaattataaataaaatactaccattcaaaacacagaaaatgcatcacaattggaaaaactgaaaagaactcagaaaagttaaataaaaaatcataaggaaggcaggaaaaaatgttGAGTAACATgaggccaggaaaaaaaagtcaataataaaacacatcagaaaatcagaaacagGAAACCTGCCACAGAGACTGCAGGGTCTGCAGATGATAGATTGCGGAACAGGAGTGCTCAGAGAATATAAGTTTGGTACAGGAAAGGTATATTAATTACCTGCAGCAATGCTCACTGTAGAAGGCCTTAGGAGTGTTTCCCCACCAGACCTTTTATCTGTGGGTGATGAGTTGGAGAAATGGTCTCAGCTGAAGGGCCAGAAGTCAATAGAATGAACAGTGATATATCAGCAGGACCAGGCAATGTTCACCCAGTGATTTTAAAGGAGCTGAGATATGAAATTGCCTGCCTAGTTACTATGGAGTGTAACTTACTGCTCACATCAGACTGGCACCAGCAGAATAGAAGGTGGCAGATGCAATATCAGTTTTTAAGAGGGCTGCAGAGGACAGCTGTGGGGGGACAGACCAGGAAGTTTCATTTCCAtattgggggcggggggggggaagcaaacCACAGAAAAGTAAACAGATAGAATCCAAAGACACATAAAAAATCAGTAAGGCAAAGGGAAATCCCACTTTTGGTACCTATTACAACTCTGAAAGAGTCACTGAACATGTCAGTAAAAGTGAGCTGAtcaatacatttaaaaaaccctaaactgTCATGGGATAGAAAGGGAAGTTCTCCCTTTAAATGgttgaaagacagaaagaaggtAGCAGTGAACAGTGAAATTGCATAATAAAAGGAGAGCTGTAAGAGACTCCACAGTTTAACATACAGGAAAAGCAGGATTGCAAAATTTTCTGGTGGTAC
Encoded here:
- the SLN gene encoding sarcolipin, whose product is MERSTQELFLNFMIVLITVLLMWLLVKSYQD